The Moorena sp. SIOASIH genome includes a window with the following:
- a CDS encoding MoaD/ThiS family protein, whose amino-acid sequence MAVKVLIPTPLQKYTQEQATVECQGTNVSELIESLESNCPGIKQRMCDEQGKPRRFLNLYVNGEDIRLLENTETKLNDGDEVSIVTAVAGG is encoded by the coding sequence ATGGCTGTAAAAGTTTTAATTCCTACTCCTCTGCAAAAATATACCCAAGAGCAAGCAACAGTAGAATGTCAGGGCACGAATGTTTCTGAACTGATCGAATCCCTGGAAAGTAATTGTCCTGGGATTAAACAACGGATGTGCGATGAACAGGGTAAACCCCGTCGATTTTTGAATCTCTACGTGAACGGGGAAGATATCCGCTTGTTGGAAAATACAGAAACAAAACTTAACGATGGGGATGAAGTGAGTATTGTCACAGCTGTTGCTGGTGGTTAG
- the thrC gene encoding threonine synthase, which translates to MSQATITPKTQTSTAFTKLKCKECGAEYEPKAMHVCEECFGPLEVKYDYGTLRNHVTRQSIEAGPKSIWRYRSFLPLATDNYIDVGTGMTPLVKSTRLARRLGLKNLYIKNDAVNMPTLSFKDRVVSVALSRARELGFSTVSCASTGNLANSTAAIAAHAGLDCCVFIPADLEAGKVMGTLIYNPTLMAVKGNYDQVNRLCCEVANSHGWGFVNINLRPYYSEGSKTLGFEVAEQLGWQLPDHVVAPLASGSLYTKIYKGFQEFIKVGLVDDKSVRFSGAQAEGCSPIAQAFKAGRDFIIPVKPNTIAKSIAIGNPADGIYALEIANKTNGNIESVTDLEIIEGIKLLAETEGIFTETAGGTTIAVLKKLVEAGKIDPDETTVAYITGNGLKTQEAVQGYVGEPLIIEPKLDNFEEALERANTLDRLEWQQVLV; encoded by the coding sequence ATGAGCCAAGCCACAATTACTCCCAAAACCCAGACATCTACTGCATTTACCAAGCTCAAGTGTAAAGAGTGTGGTGCGGAGTATGAGCCAAAGGCAATGCACGTTTGTGAGGAATGCTTTGGTCCGTTGGAAGTAAAATATGACTACGGTACCCTCAGAAACCATGTAACCCGCCAGAGCATCGAGGCAGGTCCGAAATCCATCTGGCGCTATCGTTCTTTCTTACCCCTTGCTACTGATAACTATATTGATGTGGGTACGGGAATGACTCCCTTAGTGAAATCGACTCGGTTGGCTAGACGCTTAGGGTTAAAAAATCTCTACATTAAAAATGATGCCGTCAACATGCCCACCCTCAGCTTCAAAGACCGGGTGGTATCAGTAGCTCTAAGTAGAGCACGGGAGTTAGGCTTCTCAACGGTATCCTGTGCTAGTACTGGAAACTTAGCGAATTCTACTGCTGCGATCGCAGCTCATGCTGGACTCGACTGCTGCGTGTTTATCCCTGCTGACTTGGAAGCGGGTAAAGTGATGGGTACTCTGATTTACAACCCCACATTAATGGCAGTCAAAGGCAACTACGACCAAGTCAACCGCCTCTGTTGTGAAGTAGCCAACAGCCACGGTTGGGGATTTGTGAACATTAACCTACGTCCCTACTACTCAGAAGGCTCCAAAACTTTGGGCTTTGAAGTGGCTGAACAACTGGGTTGGCAACTACCGGACCATGTGGTTGCTCCCTTGGCATCAGGTTCCCTATACACCAAGATCTACAAAGGCTTCCAAGAATTCATCAAAGTCGGTCTAGTAGACGATAAATCAGTGCGCTTCAGTGGTGCTCAAGCAGAAGGTTGCTCGCCGATCGCTCAAGCTTTCAAAGCAGGACGGGACTTTATTATTCCAGTCAAGCCCAACACCATTGCTAAATCCATTGCGATTGGAAACCCAGCCGACGGCATCTACGCTTTAGAAATAGCTAATAAAACTAACGGAAACATTGAATCCGTCACTGATCTAGAAATTATCGAAGGTATCAAGTTGCTGGCAGAAACTGAAGGAATCTTCACCGAAACTGCAGGAGGTACTACAATTGCTGTACTCAAGAAATTGGTAGAAGCTGGTAAAATTGACCCCGATGAAACTACAGTAGCCTACATCACTGGTAATGGCTTGAAGACCCAAGAAGCAGTTCAAGGCTATGTGGGTGAACCGTTGATCATTGAACCAAAACTAGACAATTTCGAGGAAGCATTAGAGCGGGCTAACACCCTAGACCGTCTGGAATGGCAACAAGTTTTAGTTTAA
- the ggt gene encoding gamma-glutamyltransferase encodes MGKIARTHKFIIICLTTLIFISAGSASAQDTVIFSTKDIFHPVIANNGMVSSQEGYASQAGLAVLKEGGNAVDAAVTIGFTLAVTLPRAGNLGGGGFMLLHLAKDNQTIAIDYREKAPLAATRDMFLDKNGEVDPEKSRYSYLSVGVPGTVAGLTMALEKYGTISLERALQPAIELAEKGFPVYEDLLGSLRDYKQKMQASEASMAIFYKPGGVPYQVGEILVQNDLARSLKLIAKHGAKAFYEGAIASAIVADMEANGGLITKEDLATYKPVIREPIRGTYRGYEIYSMPPPSSGGIHLVQMLNTLEAFPIRKLGHNTAQTIHLMTESMKLAYADRSKFLGDSDFVTVPIGELTSKTYAERIRQGINPYRATPSSEIAPGNITQPIESNDTTHY; translated from the coding sequence ATGGGCAAGATAGCCAGAACACATAAATTCATCATCATTTGCCTCACTACTCTAATTTTCATTAGTGCTGGCAGCGCCTCTGCTCAAGACACAGTTATCTTTAGCACAAAAGATATCTTTCATCCCGTTATCGCTAACAACGGTATGGTTTCCTCTCAAGAAGGCTATGCCTCACAAGCTGGTTTAGCGGTTTTAAAAGAAGGTGGCAATGCCGTTGATGCTGCGGTAACCATTGGGTTTACCCTAGCGGTAACCTTACCCCGAGCTGGCAATCTCGGTGGCGGTGGCTTTATGCTCTTACATCTGGCCAAGGATAACCAAACCATTGCTATTGATTATCGGGAGAAAGCACCACTAGCTGCTACTCGTGATATGTTTCTGGATAAGAATGGTGAGGTTGACCCAGAAAAGTCTCGATACAGTTATTTATCTGTGGGTGTTCCTGGTACCGTAGCTGGGTTAACTATGGCACTAGAAAAATACGGCACTATTTCCTTAGAACGGGCATTACAACCAGCTATAGAATTAGCAGAAAAAGGGTTCCCAGTTTATGAAGATTTGCTGGGCTCTCTGAGAGACTATAAGCAGAAAATGCAGGCTTCTGAGGCGAGTATGGCTATTTTTTATAAGCCAGGAGGTGTCCCTTATCAGGTAGGGGAAATCTTGGTACAAAACGATTTAGCCCGTAGTTTAAAGCTAATTGCTAAACATGGGGCTAAAGCTTTTTATGAAGGTGCGATCGCATCCGCTATCGTAGCAGACATGGAAGCCAATGGTGGTCTGATTACCAAAGAGGATTTAGCCACCTATAAACCCGTGATTCGAGAGCCGATTCGGGGCACTTATCGGGGCTATGAGATTTATTCTATGCCACCTCCAAGCTCTGGAGGTATCCATCTGGTGCAGATGTTGAATACTTTAGAAGCCTTTCCGATTCGGAAACTGGGACATAATACTGCCCAAACAATTCATTTAATGACCGAAAGTATGAAGTTAGCCTATGCTGACCGTTCTAAATTTTTAGGAGATTCTGACTTTGTTACCGTTCCCATTGGTGAATTAACCTCTAAAACCTATGCTGAACGAATCCGTCAAGGGATTAATCCCTATCGAGCAACTCCCAGTTCAGAAATTGCCCCTGGTAATATTACTCAACCGATAGAAAGCAATGATACTACCCATTATTAA
- a CDS encoding transposase, which produces MRIAYQYRLKPTKQQKAKIDHWLSMLCAQYNYLLADRFRWYEENRCSINACPLVCHLSELRDNPDYYSQKKTLPNLKKTHPWYRDIHSQVLQDVVKRVKHAFDRFVKGDCNGKRSGRPRFKKQHRYRTFTYPQMKEGCLDGNLINLPKIGKIKVVLHRPIPDGFKIKTASITKKCDGYYLVLSLEYQTVPEVKPDINPDSIVGIDVGLKEFLTTSEGETIEIPQYYRKSQKRLKVIQKRVSRRKKGGSNRLKAIKQLGRQHKKVADKRKDFHFKTANYLLSKYDVVAHEKLNVKGLAKSRLAKSVLDAGWSSFLTILASKAENAGLLAVPVSAQNTSQNCSNCGKKVPKKLHTRWHDCPHCGCSLDRDHNAAINIRNRAAGQSVLKAQRLLSDGRIGWEAYTEPNGSV; this is translated from the coding sequence ATGAGAATCGCGTACCAGTACCGGTTAAAACCAACAAAGCAGCAAAAAGCCAAGATAGATCACTGGCTGTCAATGCTGTGTGCTCAATATAACTATTTGTTGGCCGATCGGTTTCGTTGGTACGAGGAAAATCGCTGTTCAATTAATGCTTGTCCTCTTGTCTGCCATCTTTCCGAATTAAGGGACAATCCAGATTACTACTCCCAGAAAAAGACTTTACCCAATCTCAAGAAGACTCATCCTTGGTACAGGGACATACATTCCCAGGTGCTTCAGGATGTAGTCAAAAGAGTAAAGCACGCTTTTGATAGATTTGTTAAGGGGGATTGCAATGGGAAGCGGAGTGGTAGACCCAGGTTTAAGAAACAACACCGCTACCGCACCTTTACCTACCCCCAAATGAAAGAAGGTTGTTTGGATGGCAATCTTATCAACCTCCCTAAAATAGGGAAAATCAAGGTTGTACTACATCGCCCTATTCCTGATGGATTCAAAATCAAAACAGCTTCGATCACCAAAAAGTGTGATGGATATTATCTGGTATTGTCCCTAGAATATCAAACTGTACCTGAAGTTAAACCTGACATTAATCCTGACTCAATAGTCGGTATTGATGTTGGTCTTAAGGAGTTTTTGACTACTTCGGAAGGAGAGACAATAGAAATTCCTCAGTATTACCGAAAATCTCAAAAAAGATTGAAGGTTATTCAGAAAAGGGTATCTCGACGGAAGAAGGGAGGCAGCAACAGACTCAAGGCTATCAAGCAACTTGGTAGACAGCACAAAAAAGTAGCGGATAAACGGAAAGACTTCCACTTTAAGACCGCCAATTATTTGCTGTCAAAATACGATGTAGTAGCTCACGAAAAGTTAAATGTAAAGGGACTGGCTAAGTCCCGATTGGCTAAGTCTGTATTGGATGCGGGTTGGTCAAGCTTTCTGACAATCCTGGCAAGCAAAGCCGAAAATGCTGGCTTGTTGGCGGTTCCGGTAAGTGCCCAAAACACCTCACAGAATTGCTCCAATTGTGGCAAAAAAGTTCCCAAAAAGCTGCATACAAGGTGGCACGATTGTCCCCATTGTGGTTGCAGCCTCGATCGTGATCATAATGCAGCGATCAATATACGAAACAGAGCGGCAGGGCAGTCCGTTCTTAAAGCCCAGCGCCTCCTAAGCGATGGCCGGATTGGCTGGGAAGCCTACACTGAACCCAACGGGTCAGTGTAG
- a CDS encoding gamma-glutamyltransferase: protein MLRIEMWGFFCRTVNTYTLNFRYGSTITVPGTGILLNNEMDDFSAKPGVANFFGLTGAEFNAIAPQKRMLSSMTPTIVLKDGKAYLVTGSPGGSKIITTVLQLILNLIDHQLNIATATNAIRVHHQWLPDQLFVEQGLNGDTIQLLNYKGYKISVDDSMGSTQSIMYINNSFEGASDPRRPGALTKWLLT from the coding sequence ATGCTGCGCATTGAGATGTGGGGCTTCTTTTGCAGGACAGTTAATACCTATACTTTAAACTTCAGATATGGCAGTACAATTACTGTACCGGGAACGGGTATTCTCCTCAACAATGAAATGGATGATTTTTCAGCTAAGCCAGGGGTTGCCAATTTTTTTGGATTAACTGGAGCAGAATTCAATGCTATAGCACCACAGAAAAGGATGCTGAGTTCTATGACTCCAACAATTGTGCTCAAAGATGGTAAGGCTTATCTGGTCACTGGCAGTCCAGGAGGGAGTAAGATTATTACCACCGTTTTGCAATTGATTCTGAATTTAATTGATCACCAGCTCAATATTGCTACAGCTACTAATGCCATTCGGGTACATCATCAATGGTTACCGGATCAACTTTTTGTAGAACAGGGTTTAAATGGTGATACAATCCAGTTATTAAACTATAAAGGATATAAGATTTCGGTGGATGATTCTATGGGGAGTACCCAGAGTATCATGTACATTAACAATTCATTTGAAGGTGCATCTGATCCTCGCCGACCTGGTGCCTTAACCAAATGGTTATTAACATAG
- a CDS encoding pentapeptide repeat-containing protein — protein MGEEKSQPILLSLIKRVVVAETDNLEQLTAMVGLNLAEDFTGADLSYTDLSQARLIEGDFRGTDFRGANLQGANFCNADLRGADFRNANLSMSDFRSANLQGVSLGGADLRGIRLDGANVRDGDLSGADLRGADLRKTDLTGVNLSEAKLGGAYLQGAKLRGANLGSAILSRANLQGTNLIRAHLGGADLRCVDLSYANLSRAELSEANLKGAKLRGTNLKGADLSLADMTQVCLIRGNLSYVHLIRANLRKAELIRTDLSHSDLRGVDLQGADLSLAIFENADLRSANLRSAKMNLSELDGANLRGADFTHAEIRGAKVKGARFAKNRGISDQMRRVLMRLGAIFEDDDRDSSRVIISR, from the coding sequence ATGGGTGAGGAAAAATCTCAACCGATTCTGCTAAGCCTGATCAAGCGGGTTGTAGTGGCAGAAACAGACAATCTTGAGCAGTTGACCGCAATGGTTGGGCTGAATCTGGCTGAGGACTTCACTGGGGCTGACTTAAGTTACACTGACCTCAGCCAAGCTAGGTTGATTGAAGGGGATTTCAGAGGAACGGATTTCCGGGGGGCTAACCTCCAAGGTGCCAACTTCTGTAATGCTGACTTGAGGGGGGCTGATTTCAGGAATGCGAATCTAAGCATGAGCGACTTCAGGAGTGCTAATCTCCAGGGGGTAAGCCTTGGTGGTGCTGACCTGAGGGGGATACGATTAGATGGGGCTAATGTCAGGGATGGTGACCTCAGTGGTGCTGACTTGAGGGGAGCTGACCTCAGGAAAACTGACCTGACTGGTGTCAATCTTAGCGAGGCTAAATTGGGAGGTGCTTACCTCCAGGGGGCTAAACTCAGGGGGGCTAATCTGGGTAGTGCGATTTTGAGCAGAGCTAACCTTCAGGGGACTAACCTGATCCGTGCCCACCTGGGGGGGGCTGACTTGAGGTGTGTTGATTTATCTTATGCTAACTTGAGCCGTGCTGAGCTTAGTGAAGCTAATCTCAAAGGTGCGAAACTGAGGGGAACTAATCTCAAAGGTGCTGATTTAAGTTTAGCAGATATGACCCAAGTTTGCCTGATTCGTGGTAATTTGAGTTATGTCCATCTGATTCGTGCCAACCTACGCAAAGCTGAGCTGATTCGTACCGACTTAAGTCACAGTGATCTCAGGGGAGTTGATCTTCAGGGAGCTGACTTGAGTTTGGCTATCTTTGAAAATGCTGACCTTAGGAGTGCTAATCTCAGAAGTGCCAAGATGAATCTTTCTGAGTTAGATGGTGCCAATCTCAGGGGGGCTGATTTTACTCATGCTGAGATTAGGGGGGCAAAAGTTAAAGGGGCTAGGTTCGCTAAAAATAGAGGTATTTCTGATCAGATGAGACGGGTTTTAATGCGCTTAGGGGCAATTTTTGAAGATGACGACCGCGATAGCTCTAGGGTAATTATTTCTCGTTAA